In Paroedura picta isolate Pp20150507F chromosome 1, Ppicta_v3.0, whole genome shotgun sequence, the following are encoded in one genomic region:
- the LOC143838522 gene encoding uncharacterized protein LOC143838522 — translation MASLSAAAPWAGITAAARATPPSAAASAERSGERPAELRRGAGAVSSAHPAPAAAPPRSPPPPPPPPPGARPGRAGPKARGGTRLGPSGGGNTAAPPPPPPPPPVREAAENTRGASASLCGAGRSPLHSLPAAPRLALPAPAFPAAAGGRSQQRLPPSSACSRFALHSHVTECLQGRRFNAIRAVCLRKAHVNDWRSPPTRKCFLEWCLRQNTLNLNPDKTGDADGKADVLDGLDLLQWMKWSWHSKVKTKEVYLVSHHLR, via the exons ATGGCCTCTCTCTCGGCCGCCGCCCCCTGGGCCGGGATCACGGCGGCGGCTCGGGCGACTCCTCCTTCTGCTGCCGCCTCCGCTGAGCGCTCAGGTGAGCGGCCGGCGGAGCTGCGCAGGGGAGCCGGCGCCGTTTCCTCCGCGCATCCGGCGCCAGCGGCGGCTCCTCcccgttctcctcctcctcctcctcctcctcctcccggagCAAGgccaggccgggccgggccgaaAGCGAGGGGAGGGACGCGGCTCGGTCCCTCAGGCGGAGGGAACACagcagccccgccgccgccgccgccgccgcctccagtgCGGGAGGCCGCAGAAAACACTAGGGGCGCTTCGGCAAGTCTCTGCGGAGCCGGACGCTCGCCTCTTCATTCATTGCCGGCAGCGCCTCGCCTCGCCCTGCCTGCCCCCGCCTTCCCCGCGGCAGCCGGAGGGCGATCCCAGCAGCGCCTGCCCCCCTCTTCTGCTTGCTCCCGCTTCGCCCTTCATTCACACGTTACGGAATGCCTGCAGGGAAGACGCTTCAACGCGATACGCGCCGTGTGTCTGCGGAAAGCACACGTGAACGACTGGAGATCACCTCCGACAAGGAAATGCTTCCTGGAATG GTGTCTAAGGCAGAATACCCTGAATCTGAATCCAGACAAAACAGGTGATGCTGATGGGAAGGCTGATGTTCTAGATGGCTTGGATCTACTTCAATGGATGAAATGGAGCTGGCATAGTAAA